The Pochonia chlamydosporia 170 chromosome 1, whole genome shotgun sequence genome window below encodes:
- a CDS encoding M-phase inducer phosphatase (similar to Verticillium alfalfae VaMs.102 XP_003005425.1): MEASSPLAAMHRPMPAPAWGNRDLFRPRPHSHYSSSSNSLASVSLREKLHKNTADYFSVKEVRGSSPAASLAADLSQNFRLDNDASPQFPTPRRALFTANMMGGMESRHYVTTPPLPSSSPAPVVEHMELSPLPHKTPFCAHIEIGSPTPGSTPSDDQDMVLDSPAPISRQVSSESTKSFLADRRIAAPRRPSLSRMKGLSSSSLPPRAQSDTHNPLPPFRFGADSAMSSNLSLGECFESASPPQERKAMPENSPCGPALFPRPRPLFAGLGGAGGARFGSPINGHARRQSNPFLRNRKQFRRSLSMFEHPADIMKPKSDTEDGPTSSLKSVMDIEEVHEPVLPHFLPDDPTDCIPRIARETLLEVLDGKYADNFDQKMVIDCRFEYEYDGGHIEGAVNHNDKELLATQLFQTPIDGRTLLIFHCEYSAHRAPLMARHVRSHDRTVNAEHYPKLTYPEVYILDGGYSGFFAEHRGRCYPPEYVEMSDEKHQRTCEREMGRLKARKGLGRSQTFAFGQREPCINDSPTAQSRPSSRNTTLAMLAPSPILGDRSHTRRMASY, from the exons ATGGAAGCATCCTCTCCCTTGGCGGCAATGCACCGCCCAATGCCTGCTCCGGCTTGGGGTAACCGAGATCTTTTCCGTCCTCGGCCACATTCGCATTATTCGAGCTCGTCAAACAGCCTCGCCTCGGTGAGCTTGCGGGAGAAATTGCACAAGAATACTGCAGATTACTTTTCTGTCAAAGAAGTCCGTGGATCATCTCCTGCTGCTAGCCTTGCGGCCGACCTGTCACAAAACTTCCGGCTTGACAATGATGCTAG TCCACAATTCCCTACCCCTCGACGAGCATTGTTCACTGCCAACATGATGGGCGGTATGGAGAGTCGTC ACTATGTGACTACACCTCCTCTgccttcgtcgtcgcctgCGCCGGTTGTCGAACACATGGAACTGTCTCCTCTCCCACACAAGACACCATTCTGTGCACATATTGAGATAGGGTCTCCAACGCCTGGGTCGACACCGTCAGATGACCAAGACATGGTCCTCGACTCACCAGCTCCGATTTCCCGTCAGGTGTCGTCGGAGTCGACCAAGTCCTTTTTGGCTGA TCGTAGGATAGCAGCCCCGCGTAGACCGTCATTGAGCCGTATGAAAGGACTCAGTTCCAGCTCCTTGCCCCCGAGAGCGCAAAGCGACACCCACAACCCTCTACCTCCCTTTCGCTTTGGCGCTGACTCTGCCATGAGCTCAAATCTCTCCCTAGGGGAATGCTTTGAATCCGCCTCCCCACCTCAGGAACGGAAGGCAATGCCGGAAAACAGCCCCTGTGGACCAGCTCTGTTTCCTCGCCCTCGACCATTGTTTGCCGGTCTTGGTGGTGCCGGCGGCGCTCGCTTTGGATCACCGATTAATGGTCACGCCAGACGGCAGTCGAATCCATTCCTGAGAAATCGCAAGCAATTTCGTCGATCCTTGAGCATGTTTGAGCACCCTGCAGACATCATGAAGCCCAAGTCTGACACTGAGGATGGCCCTACTTCCTCGTTGAAATCTGTAATGGATATTGAAGAAGTTCATGAACCTGTGCTTCCTCATTTCTTGCCTGATGATCCCACTGACTGCATTCCTCGAATTGCCAGGGAGACCTTACTCGAGGTTTTGGATGGCAAATACGCTGACAATTTTGACCAAAAGATGGTCATTGACTGTCGCTTTGAGTACGAGTACGATGGTGGACATATTGAAGGTGCCGTCAACCACAATGACAAGGAGCTTCTAGCTACCCAATTGTTCCAAACGCCAATCGACGGCCGCACTCTACTCATATTCCACTGCGAGTATTCAGCACATCGTGCACCATTGATGGCTCGCCACGTTCGATCTCATGATCGAACCGTCAATGCAGAGCATTACCCCAAGCTGACGTACCCCGAGGTATACATTCTCGATGGTGGATACAGCGGATTCTTCGCCGAGCACCGTGGTAGATGCTACCCTCCCGAATACGTCGAGATGTCTGATGAGAAGCATCAGCGCACATGCGAAAGAGAGATGGGCCGCTTGAAGGCGAGAAAGGGACTAGGACGCTCTCAAACGTTCGCTTTCGGGCAGCGAGAGCCATGTATCAACGACTCACCCACGGCACAAAGCCGACCAAGCTCCCG